The Theobroma cacao cultivar B97-61/B2 chromosome 1, Criollo_cocoa_genome_V2, whole genome shotgun sequence genome contains the following window.
GAACAAGTACCAGAAGGCCCAAGCGCTTCTCGTCATTCGGAAAGTGGTTCTATGATTCACTCTACTGATTCTGAGAAACAAGGAAGTTGTTCTGTAGAACTTAAATCCCAGCAGGACTCCATTAGTGAAATGGGTGATATTGAAGATGATACCTTTGATCCTGTTGTCAGTAGATCTGGCCAAACATGCAGAATTGATCTACTTGAAGAGATAATTGAAGATGCCAAAAATAACAAGGTTCTCTTTGCTCTAaactttttactttcttttgtAAGTTTTGGAGGTTATTTGGGTATGAGAATGAATCCTATGCAATGCTAACAATACTACCAAGTTTGTTGTGTCATTCAATCGTGGCATGAGGAATAAAATATCATGAGGTTCTGATGGTATTGCTGCTATATATGAAgcatttttaatatgaaaagttggttcattttttcttttgtttctattTGGTAGAACAGAACCTTAACTTATCATGTTTTGGTGCAGAAAACCTTATTTCAGGCCATGCAGTCAATTATAAACTTGATGAGAGAAGTTGAACTTAAAGAGGAAGCTACAGAACAAGCAAAAGAGGAAGCTGCTAGGGGAGGTTTGGATATTCTTGTCAAGGTGGAGGAACTTAAACAGATGCTGCCACATGCAAAGGAAGCAAATGACATGGTTGAACTCTTGTTAATAACTTGCATTTTTAAATTACCAATTATAGAATGTGGTTACATGATTTTTGAAAGAGCATGAAAGCTCAGTCATTGGTGTTCCTTTTGCAGCATGCTGGAGAAGTATATGGGGAGAAGGCAATTCTAGCTACTGAAGTGAGGGAACTTCAAAGTCGCTTGCTCAGCTTGTCAGAGGAAAGAGATAAATCTCTTGCTATTCTTGATGAGGTATTCttggaaaaaattaaattggtCATCTAGTAGATATTCAGTAcagaatttgattttgatatctACTGATAGAATTATATGCTGTAGAATGTTTCATTTGGCTATTTAGTTATCTGTATGTCATAATTTGTCTTGATCCGGGTTTAtcaatatgtttatttatgtGGTGGCGCATACTGAGAAGTTGTAGTTTTCGCAAAACACATATTCATTTCATGTATTgtgcaagaaactgatatttgGTTGAGTTTCTTAATCCTGAGATAAATAAGCACTTTGCTTGAAACAGATTCATGACTGAATATTTAGAGATTTGTAATAGATCATCCTTGGAATTTTATGATGCATTTAACAGGAGCATAATATTGATATGGATGACTTTGAGCTTGCTGGAATTTTATGGTGAATTTGGTTTTGATATCTACTGATAGAATTATATGCTGTagaatgttttatttgtcTATTTAGTTATCTTTATGTCATAATTTGTCTTGATCTGGGTTTAtcaatatgtttatttatgtGGTGGCGCATACTGAGAAGctgtaatttttgcaaaacacatattcGTTTCATGTGTTgtgcaagaaactgatatttggttttcttaATCCTGAGATAAATAAGCCCTTTGCTTGGAACAGATTCATGGCTGAATATTTAGAGATTTGTAATAGATCATCCTAGGAATTTTATGGTGCATTTAACAAGAACATAATATTGCTATGGATGACTTTGAGCTTGTTGTATTCTCATCTTATACTTCTATACATTTTACCACAGATGCGTCAAACCCTTGAAGCTCGACAAGCTGCAGCAGAGGAGGTGATGAAAACGGCTGAGCAGGAAAAgttggaaaaagaagaatctGCCCTTAACGCTCTTGCTGAACAAGAAGCCTTTATGGTGAAGGTGGTTGAAGAGTCTAAGATTCTACGGCAGGAAGCAGAAGAAAATTCCAAGGTAGCCTTCATTTCTGTGCACTCTGTACTAGTGCTTAAGaattttaaacaaaagttATAATAGATTACTTATTTTGGacttattatattatatatttttgcttCGCTGCAGTTACGTGAGTTTCTTATGGACCGCGGTCAGATTGTTGACTCCTTACAGTAAGCTTCATCAtctgattatttatttatattgatttgCATCCAGCATGTTATCTTATTTTAAGTCTGATTTGTGAGTTTACTGGAAAATTGTTGACTGGTGGGAGAGGTGAGCCAGTTTTGGTTGGTTGTTTCAGTTTAGTTGATATGTTGTCAGTAGTAGTATGAATGTAAAGTGGGGGGCCAAATAATTGAAGCACTATGTATATTATGGTTATGCCTCTGGTATTCAGGATGAAGTCACACCACTTGATATCCAACTCCATGTGGTAGGATGGAGCAATACATGCTTGATATTATTGTTAGTGGATATATTTGAAACTATGTTCTGATAAACTTAAGCGATTTAAATTTAGTAGCTCTGATTTGTCATTAGCACGAGGAATTAAGTAGTAATGAATGAAATGGTaacattttccatttcataatttttgcaGGGGAGAAATATCTGTTATTTGTGAGGATGTGAGATTGCTTAAAGAGAAGTTTGATGAGCGTGTTCCACTAAGCAAATCTATATCCTCGAGCCAAACCAGTTGCATCCTGGCCTCCTCTGGCTCATCTCTTAAAAGCATGGCATCTGATCTTGGTTGTGAGCAGGGGGAGAAAGCTAAAACCCCAGAGAAGAGAAGCCCAACCCCATCTGTTAATGGGCAGTCATCAAAAAGCAGATCATTAGAGGAAAGATGCAAAGCTGATGGCAAAGAGCTTTTGGATGATGGGTGGGAAATTTTTGATAGAGATGCTGAATTTTGAATTGTACAGCGAAGCTACATGAATCATCAATGCAACTTATGAGCATCAAAAGGGTCGCCTCCAGTTATAAATGGCTGTTAGAAGTctgcaattttattttaataaccATTTCCTAGCTACTAGGATCTTGGATTCAAGCACTTTTGAGTGACTTGGAATTTCCTTATCATATATATAGGCATTTTCTTGGAACATTATATTGCTATATTAGTAACAAAATACTATTGCAGTACATTTGTACAGCATTAAGTAACGAATAAGTGAGTGCATTTATGCAGGTGCCTTGTTTTGTGTGTATATGTTTAGTGGCCTACCCACTGAAGATCGTGATCATTTAATCTTGTGGTGAATTTAGTTGGTAGCAAACTTGGGAATGCGTAACCTTAGTCATGTCCTGCGTCTTGCTGTATACAGTTGGATCATTTCATGTTTTAAGAGGAGAACCAAATGAACTTGAACAATCAATCATCCTGGCATGACAAACCATTGCGTTGGCACATAAAGAGAAGCTTGTAGGACCGAAAGAGCAAGTGCACTATTTACAAAAAATTGTAGTAGCATGTTAACATATCCGCTCTTTCTTCTGTAATTCATGTTAAATTTAGGCATCGTTCATCAATCAGACAACCCCTTCTACGTCTAATTTCTCTACCtcctaaagaagaaaaaagaaaacaaaccaACAAACCAAAAAAACCCCCCCACCTCCTCCGCCTCCCTAATTGAAAGCGTGATTTCTGTATCTAAACTATACACCACCTCCACCTCCCCAAGTCCCGACTCTTCCAGCCTATTGAGAATTGGATTCCAGATTGAATTGAACTGGACCCAACCCCAAGGCTAGTCGTGCCAACACAGCAGTAACACAGTGCATCGCCATATAATATAAAGCCTTCCCCGCTGCTCTCTGATTTGCTTTGAACACCTTTGCCATGACCGACCCTTCGTACTCCTCATTGAAAACGAGCTTTCTGccatctcaaaaaaaaaaaagaaaacagaagcAGAAACGACAACTGATTACAAGAGTGGAAGCACCTGAAaccctttttctttgtaattcCTGCAAGTGGCTGAGAGTTGTGTTTGGAGGTTGAAAGTTGAAAGGCTGTGGAAGATTTTGAAGCCCAATTTATAGGAAGCCGAAGCAGTCGAAGATATGAGTGGAGCAAATATGTGGCGGGTGACAAATGTTGGCCCCTGGTTGGGTCTTATGGCATTAGGTCCCACTGTTTAAGTAAGAGGACAATCAGAGGTATTAGCTTGTCTGCTTGCCAAACTATCATGAAAAGGACTTATCATCAACTTCCCCCTCTCGGAGAGTCATCTCTGTCCCGCATGCATCATCCATTCATGCTTTACCTTACCTTCATTCATGCACTTGTTACCAATCATCACACTGTACACCAAGTACAAAGTTTGTAGTAGTTAGTTGTTActtgtttatttattcaaCCCAAATTTTGTTTGTTCTGTATTTTGCCATTATTGCTTGGGTTTTCTAGAGTTTTAGGAGGAAGAAATTGGAACTCCGAACTCTGTTCTACTCCCTCCTTTAAAGCCTAATTACAAACCACTTGATGATTAAATCGTGGGGGGGACAGAAAATCAGAACCATACAAAAATACGGGTGCATCAATCAACCATTGttagttattaattaaatgtttatttcttTCAGCATGAGCCAATAACACGTAACAGCAGCTTTAAATACGTTGCCGGGGTCATATGACTAAAGGTATATTTTAACCCACAAAATTGCTGACAAAATCAGCATCACTGAAGGAATAATGAAAGCGAAGTGTCGTTGaaccttttttaaaaatgaaatgaatgtaCACCTaatctcttttatttcttaatcaaaggCCAGGTGCCTGATGAGTCAATGCCACAATCGAGTCCAAAAAGACCACTACGCCCTTAATAAGCTGCTTGCTAAAGGAATGGGTGCCTCTCCGCCCTACAGTACCCACTAATATTAGCCCTCGTAAATGGTGTTAGACCTATCCAGAGACAATAAACTCAATACTGACTggattaaaatttgaagtttagtTTAGGTCATACTAGTATTTACAAAAATTGATCACTGCGCCAACAACACTCTTGCTACTCCCCGCTGTCACGTGTGCGGTGTCGGCGATAAGGCCAACCGATGCACAGTCCTAGTCAATCCGACATGCCGGCCACCTATCATTACCAGCCGTGACAAACCAGTTTAAAAGTCAGTTTTACATGCACCCCATGTTTCATAAATTGCTGTCCTACTTATCCTCAAGTGGGGTGCAAAGTCGTGATTCCTCCCTCTCAGCAACAACTTCACAAGCCCTCTAATGGTGAACACATCGGGTCATGTTGGTCCATCACTTTCATGTTAATGGGCTGAAGCGTGCCACATTCGTTCTTAAGAGAATCGTCGTCTTCGAAAAGGAGATAATTGATGGTTCCGTATGCGGGTCCGGCCCACGTGAGAAACTACCCAACTGTTGTGGTAAAGATTGGCATGGGAAAAAGGGTTTATAGCTACAAGCTTATCCGATTAAGAAaagcagaaaagaaaaatcagaaGACAATTCTTCTTTCCGGTGATATAATCGTGACCAATATGATGCAACTAATGTATGCTCTCAATTTCATCGGGATTTAAGCTGTGCCCGTGGTGATGGTGACGATGATGATAAGGAAATGCGCACGTGAGAAAGCAAAACAAGTGGGGTATTGTCGACAAAATGGTTTCCAAGTATGAGAATGTTGCCGtaaaatatgagaaaaatCCTAGTTGTCGGGAGAGATTTTCTTGCATTGTTATGATCAAGATTCATAGGAACAGTGAGTTGGTCAAATATAATCAATGCAAATTGCGAAGACCTTCGCTACACGTCTGGAAAAGAGAGAGGAGTTTGTTTGTGTTGTGTCCACCAATGTGATAAACACCCGAAAAGTTTTCAACGTAACCAACAAATTCTTCCATTACTATTAACACCAGCTGCTTGATGTAACCTTTGGGTAAAAGGTTATGCACTGCAACTGCATATAAGCATAAACGTGACCAGCTGTTTTTTTAAGGAACCGCACCCTCGGTACGGTCTGCAAAGTCGTATAAACTGGACTTGATTGTAAGCATAAATGTTGGCTGTTTTGAGGAATCGAGCAATCGGCAGATGGTTGCTTCTGTTCTGATAATATAACCTTACTCTGAAGTGGTTCAGGGCTTGGAGTTAGGTGTTGATGTTTTAGAGATAGGGCGTTATATGGTCGTCAGAATCCGCAAATGATTTTCCCTATACAAAATGTCTGGGAACAGTTCTAAATTGGTGCTATCAGCCATAAGTGACAGAGAAATTCCAGAGAGGAAATTAATAGCTTAAATGCAGCAAAGAAACTGTCTTAATGACAACAATGGAAGACAACTAGTTTTTAACTAAAGCAGCGGATGTCATTACATGAGGCACCATCAACATAGATAAGTCTCAATAGTCAATCCACCAACATAATAGCATACATTATCATGGGCATGGCTAACACTTTAATCTCTacattttctctaattttatcTTCCCTTCCAACTCATCCTGTATCTTTCATGTATCCACTCCCAATGCTTTCTTGATGTCAGCCTGTGCCAAGAAGCACAGCAAGAATGAGAACacttctattttcaaaacaacatAGAAATTAATCTCTTATGCCATAATTAAATTGCACATGTACCAGGAGAAAGGGAGGAGGGAGTACCTCTATGGCCAGTGGTGCGGTG
Protein-coding sequences here:
- the LOC18613394 gene encoding golgin candidate 5; protein product: MGFNKVYQCLMNIFPQVDSRILKAVAIENSKDVDAAAEIVLSEILPYLSKQIMAASSSSQTQSPQVQPNEAVDEEETDQLRRQKVLLGKRACSSTEPLLETNEVGRDTRLTGAANNVNFLEASNSASTSKFHENNNNEAANIETEELILLGNPLENTAEIGKDKSSVILNALGIENALLSANLESKESGSPSKDQAIDIEDGFVRSPHVSPVTSAYDYTSPLENTGSSESSNDDLNLDGPLDLNADLCRNSSLNGTMVGEENAVSLLVPSSSQEQVPEGPSASRHSESGSMIHSTDSEKQGSCSVELKSQQDSISEMGDIEDDTFDPVVSRSGQTCRIDLLEEIIEDAKNNKKTLFQAMQSIINLMREVELKEEATEQAKEEAARGGLDILVKVEELKQMLPHAKEANDMHAGEVYGEKAILATEVRELQSRLLSLSEERDKSLAILDEMRQTLEARQAAAEEVMKTAEQEKLEKEESALNALAEQEAFMVKVVEESKILRQEAEENSKLREFLMDRGQIVDSLQGEISVICEDVRLLKEKFDERVPLSKSISSSQTSCILASSGSSLKSMASDLGCEQGEKAKTPEKRSPTPSVNGQSSKSRSLEERCKADGKELLDDGWEIFDRDAEF
- the LOC18613395 gene encoding uncharacterized protein LOC18613395, with product MAESSFSMRSTKGRSWQRCSKQIREQRGRLYIIWRCTVLLLCWHD